A window of Nostoc sp. TCL26-01 genomic DNA:
AAAGCGATTGGGTGTATTCAAAGTTTGGGACAAGGTGGGTGACATCATTTCTACGGCGTAACACCAAGAATTATTCACAAGCTGAATCCCCACAATGAGCCGTTGCTTTGTTCCGTGAGGAAGACAACGCAGCATAACGCGATCGCCAAGTACGAATGTAGGTTTTTTGAGATAGGTGGACTGTACACGTCCAGTACCCACAATCTGGTGTTTAGTGACGTGGATGATAGAGCATTCGCAATTCACCACATAAACCCACTCGTTATTCTGCAAATGAACCCCACAGCAGTAACCAAATGCGTGATGGGTAGTAACGTAAACCTTCTCGGACAAA
This region includes:
- a CDS encoding DUF1392 family protein, which produces MNCVISALERNWYISPPWKQQMPLLEVHLSEKVYVTTHHAFGYCCGVHLQNNEWVYVVNCECSIIHVTKHQIVGTGRVQSTYLKKPTFVLGDRVMLRCLPHGTKQRLIVGIQLVNNSWCYAVEMMSPTLSQTLNTPNRFALVKEQDLIRVLL